One Procambarus clarkii isolate CNS0578487 chromosome 15, FALCON_Pclarkii_2.0, whole genome shotgun sequence DNA segment encodes these proteins:
- the LOC138364978 gene encoding putative golgin subfamily A member 6-like protein 19, protein MTEDTSDLTLLRGRVTLNEEQVTLNEEQVTLNEEQVTLNEEQVTLSEEQVTLNEEQVTLNLEQVTLSEEQVKLHVQNVTLHEQPVTLHEQPVTLHEQPVTLHEQPVTLHEQPVMLHEQHVTLHVQPVTLHVQPVTFNEQHVTLHEQHVTLHEQHVTLHEQHVTLHEQHVTLHEPWHCRQAISC, encoded by the exons aTGACCGAGGATACAAGTGATTTGACCCTCCTTCGTGGGAGG GTGACGTTGAACGAGGAGCAGGTGACGTTGAACGAGGAGCAGGTGACGTTGAACGAGGAGCAGGTGACGTTGAACGAGGAGCAGGTGACGTTGAGCGAGGAGCAGGTAACGTTGAACGAGGAGCAGGTGACGTTGAACCTTGAGCAGGTGACGTTGAGCGAAGAACAAGTGAAGTTACACGTGCAGAACGTAACATTGCACGAGCAGCCAGTAACGTTGCACGAGCAGCCAGTAACGTTGCACGAGCAGCCAGTAACGTTGCACGAGCAGCCAGTAACGTTGCACGAGCAGCCAGTAATGTTGCACGAGCAGCACGTAACGTTGCACGTGCAGCCAGTAACGTTGCACGTGCAGCCAGTAACGTTCAACGAGCAGCACGTAACGTTGCACGAGCAGCACGTAACGTTGCACGAGCAGCACGTAACGTTGCACGAGCAGCACGTAACGTTGCACGAGCAGCACGTAACGTTGCACGAGCCATGGCACTGTAGACAAGCAATTTCTTGCTAA